A genomic stretch from Deltaproteobacteria bacterium includes:
- a CDS encoding outer membrane beta-barrel protein, translating into MKNRNTFLTILTAACLSLAATVHAQETKSHSDAMAAAGHTQHSASVSGGEGLGGFTFTGYVDALAAYSTASPNFRGGTRIGNPLLAGSSGGLNLMSPTGLRPCRANTSTCRDNDLTFLAGEVLLQMQKDFGGKGIAAATLSFAEAGSGTAGPNETGSTAFALTVEEAYAGINIAENLNFYMGRYIAPIGIESVWSNARKNITMSNLFAGSLPFYYTGAMLAYEPESGPFFKAMIFNDALGTNDDGGVDKGFSFLAGITQENMYAGLTWVASPSTQAGTRKTDWWHLFNLDLTFTADKASIAFETVYSRNFVSGSDQQWIGAMAIVGFKATDAVEVGLRAEYNYLDPEFAAAVGVDPATFGGAPLGSFKGMGLSPFVIYTVTDGLFVRGEYRYDVENPFGGSKKGAEYGHAHLLGLNLNATF; encoded by the coding sequence ATGAAGAACAGAAACACATTCCTAACGATCCTGACCGCCGCGTGCCTGTCGCTCGCGGCTACCGTGCATGCCCAGGAGACAAAATCTCATAGCGACGCAATGGCCGCCGCCGGCCACACTCAGCACAGCGCATCGGTATCTGGAGGCGAAGGCCTTGGGGGCTTTACCTTTACCGGATATGTCGATGCCCTCGCCGCTTATTCGACGGCTAGCCCCAACTTTCGTGGCGGCACCCGAATTGGGAACCCGCTGCTGGCAGGTTCGTCAGGTGGGCTCAACCTGATGAGCCCTACAGGGCTTCGTCCATGCCGTGCTAACACTAGTACCTGTCGTGACAACGACCTGACATTCCTGGCGGGTGAAGTCCTCCTGCAGATGCAGAAAGACTTTGGTGGCAAGGGCATCGCCGCAGCGACATTGTCCTTCGCGGAAGCCGGATCCGGAACCGCTGGGCCCAATGAAACCGGTAGCACGGCCTTTGCTCTGACTGTCGAAGAGGCATATGCCGGTATCAATATCGCGGAGAACCTGAACTTCTACATGGGCCGGTACATCGCACCCATCGGAATCGAATCGGTATGGTCCAATGCCCGGAAAAACATCACCATGTCGAACCTGTTCGCCGGTTCCCTGCCATTCTACTACACCGGCGCCATGCTGGCCTACGAGCCTGAGTCCGGGCCGTTCTTCAAGGCGATGATCTTCAACGACGCCCTCGGCACCAACGATGATGGTGGAGTCGACAAAGGGTTCAGCTTTCTTGCCGGCATTACCCAGGAGAATATGTACGCCGGTCTGACCTGGGTGGCGAGTCCATCCACGCAGGCGGGAACCCGGAAGACCGACTGGTGGCATCTGTTCAACCTGGATCTCACCTTCACGGCCGACAAGGCATCCATCGCATTCGAGACGGTTTATTCGCGCAACTTTGTATCCGGATCTGACCAGCAGTGGATCGGTGCGATGGCAATCGTTGGATTCAAAGCTACAGATGCAGTCGAAGTCGGTCTGCGAGCCGAGTATAATTACCTGGATCCGGAGTTTGCTGCTGCAGTTGGCGTGGATCCGGCCACTTTTGGTGGTGCCCCGCTGGGATCATTCAAGGGTATGGGGCTTTCGCCATTCGTGATCTACACGGTAACGGACGGCCTCTTCGTCCGCGGTGAATACCGCTATGACGTCGAAAACCCGTTTGGGGGCAGCAAGAAGGGTGCGGAATACGGTCACGCGCATCTTCTTGGCCTGAACCTGAACGCCACGTTCTAG
- a CDS encoding MBL fold metallo-hydrolase yields the protein MASRARAVAENIPGDFFVDSTCINCDTCRQLAPETFDEVADHSFVCMQPSRETDTRAATRAMLACPTGSIGTLGKNKSREVIGDFPLPIDGPVSYCGFTSKDSFGGSSYFIQHPRGNWLVDAPRFVPHLVKKFEEAGGVRHIFLTHRDDVADAGKYARQFGAERTIHHDDLSAQPDAERVLEGTADVDLAPGFVAIPVPGHSKGHLALLVDGKYLFSGDHLWWSRERNGLGASPGVAWYSWAEQKRSLKKLLDYSFEWVLPGHGDRMQLPACSMRRQLEDFLKTI from the coding sequence ATGGCCAGCCGCGCCAGGGCCGTGGCGGAGAATATCCCCGGCGACTTTTTCGTAGACTCGACCTGCATCAACTGCGACACCTGCCGGCAGCTTGCACCGGAAACCTTTGACGAGGTGGCTGACCATTCCTTCGTATGCATGCAGCCGTCGCGGGAAACGGACACCCGCGCTGCCACGCGGGCCATGCTGGCCTGTCCGACAGGTTCCATTGGCACACTGGGCAAGAACAAATCCCGCGAGGTGATCGGGGATTTCCCGCTCCCCATTGATGGACCGGTGTCTTACTGCGGATTTACTTCAAAAGATTCGTTTGGTGGCAGCAGCTATTTCATCCAGCACCCAAGGGGAAACTGGCTGGTGGACGCGCCGCGGTTTGTTCCCCATCTGGTCAAAAAGTTTGAGGAGGCGGGTGGTGTGCGTCACATCTTCCTGACCCATCGTGACGATGTGGCCGATGCCGGGAAATACGCACGTCAGTTCGGAGCGGAGCGCACCATCCATCATGATGATCTTTCAGCCCAGCCGGACGCCGAGCGGGTGCTGGAAGGAACTGCCGACGTTGATCTGGCCCCGGGATTTGTGGCCATTCCGGTGCCGGGGCACAGCAAAGGGCATCTCGCACTGCTGGTTGACGGCAAATACCTGTTTTCCGGCGATCATCTCTGGTGGAGCCGTGAACGCAATGGTCTTGGAGCATCGCCCGGCGTCGCCTGGTATTCCTGGGCCGAGCAGAAACGGTCGCTGAAGAAACTGCTGGACTATTCCTTTGAATGGGTACTGCCGGGGCATGGGGACAGGATGCAGTTGCCCGCATGCTCGATGCGCCGCCAGCTCGAGGATTTCCTGAAAACCATCTGA